In Vespa crabro chromosome 13, iyVesCrab1.2, whole genome shotgun sequence, one DNA window encodes the following:
- the LOC124428729 gene encoding ras GTPase-activating protein-binding protein 2 produces MVMEASPSPQSVGREFVRQYYTLLNQAPAHLHRFYNQHSSFVHGGLDSNRESTPAIGQKQIHQKIQQLNFRDCHAKISQVDSQLTLENGVVVQVSGELSNAGQPMRRFTQTFVLAIQAPKKYYVHNDIFRYQDLIFPDEEETDVSGMEGGMNETTERDAEEGGPSEPDEDEHQNQGQPLTGSAPTAEPQSQPTIIPTQQPQLQQQQIYYTQPPQPLVHPVMQQVLNGSVHEETTLINQQQPQPQQQQQQQQPPPPPPVQQQQQHQYVAETAAQTQFVQEAETDTAAEQQTSTEEEPQVQSEETQEQTDTETFTPSAQESEPEHQVSNTNVSSSGPKTYANLVKSFPSSTATPSPQVPKISMSPPPMTNLRLDDRSPLHPTGSGATLSGMNVATSQPQTHRTNSNQQPQQQPQHQQQRASRGGLVQRDGERRGGARPCQYSDAHQLFLGNLPHNASEHDLRQLFERYGRVADLRVHSKSSDRCKGPLGSNNAAKVPNYGFITFEDQLVVTKVLNSLPIFYPDEHGQKLNVEEKKTKPRMSMDGSGGRLNSGDGNMRPMGGQQQQQQQQQRGPGGPGGVMRGGQHGARGGRGGFSRGGDGGRGGGGMRQPGNPSNASYQNRR; encoded by the exons atggtcATGGAGGCATCCCCCTCGCCGCAAAGTGTCGGACGCGAGTTTGTCCGACAATATTATACTTTGCTCAATCAAGCTCCAGCACATCTTCATAG GTTCTATAATCAACATTCTTCTTTTGTACATGGTGGGTTAGATTCTAATAGAGAATCGACGCCTGCTATTGGTCAAAAACAAATACATCAAAAGATTCAACAACTCAATTTTCGTGATTGCCATGCAAAGATAAGTCAAGTTGATTCACAACTGACTCTTGAAAATGGAGTTGTTGTGCAg gtATCTGGCGAATTATCTAATGCTGGACAACCGATGCGCCGCTTCACTCAAACTTTTGTGTTGGCCATCCAAGCACCAAAAAAGTATTATGTACACAATGACATTTTCCGTTATCAAGATTTGATTTTTCctgatgaagaagaaacggATGTGAGTGGGATGGAAGGAGGTATGAATGAGACCACTGAAAGAGATGCGGAAGAAGGTGGTCCTTCTGAACCAGATGAAGATGAACATCAAAATCAAGGACAGCCGCTTACAGGCTCTGCACCAACTGCCGAACCGCAAAGTCAACCCACTATTATTCCTACGCAACAACCTCAACTTCAACAACAACAGATCTATTATACACAACCACCGCAGCCATTG GTACATCCTGTGATGCAACAAGTTTTAAACGGATCCGTTCATGAGGAAACCACTTTGATTAATCAACAACAGCCTCAGCctcaacagcaacaacaacaacaacaacctccaccaccacctcccgtacaacagcaacaacaacatcaataTGTTGCTGAGACAGCAGCACAGACTCAGTTCGTTCAAGAAGCAGAAACAGATACAGCGGCGGAACAGCAAACGTCAACGGAGGAAGAACCGCAAGTACAATCAGAAGAAACTCAGGAACAAACGGACACTGAGACATTTACACCATCTGCACAAGAAAGTGAACCTGAACATCAAGTATCTAATACGAATGTTAGCAGTAGCGGGCCTAAGACTTATGCTAATTTGGTAAAATCTTTTCCAAGTTCCACCGCTACTCCTAGCCCTCAGGTTCCGAAGATATCTATGTCCCCT ccaCCAATGACGAATTTGAGGTTAGACGATAGATCACCGTTGCATCCTACAGGTAGTGGAGCTACATTATCAGGAATGAACGTGGCTACGTCTCAACCACAAACTCATAGAACAAATAGCAATCAACAACCTCAACAACAACCACAGCATCAACAACAAAGAGCCTCGAGAGGTGGTCTTGTTCAACGAG atGGAGAAAGACGTGGAGGAGCAAGACCGTGTCAATACAGTGACGCTCATCAACTATTTCTTGGAAATTTGCCACACAATGCATCCGAACACGATTTGCGTCAATTATTTGAACGGTATGGCAGAGTGGCGGATTTACGTGTACACAGTAAATCCAGTGACAGATGCAAAGGTCCATTGGGTAGTAACAATGCTGCGAAAGTACCGAATTATGGATTTATTACTTTTGAGGATCAATTAGTTGTTACGAAAGTGTTAAACTCTTTG CCTATATTTTATCCTGATGAGCATGGACAAAAGTTGAAtgtggaagaaaagaaaactaaaccTAGGATGTCAATGGATGGTAGTGGAGGAAGATTGAATTCTGGTGATGGTAATATGCGACCAATGGGaggacaacaacaacaacaacaacaacagcaacgtGGACCAG GTGGACCAGGAGGAGTGATGAGGGGTGGTCAACATGGAGCAAGAGGTGGCCGCGGTGGCTTTTCAAGAGGAGGAGATGGTGGTAGGGGAGGTGGTGGAATGAGACAACCTGGTAATCCAAGCAACGCCAGTTATCAAAATCGTCGCTAA